The following proteins are co-located in the Syngnathus scovelli strain Florida chromosome 21, RoL_Ssco_1.2, whole genome shotgun sequence genome:
- the LOC125991535 gene encoding cytohesin-1 isoform X2 translates to MINSQIKTGGWDRIDSFMVPDDLSPEEREELESIRRRKQELLQDIQRLKNEIAEVTSEIDNLGLTEERKSMQRNKQMAMGRKKFNMDPKKGIQFLIDCSLLKNTSDDIARFLYKGEGLNKTAIGDYLGERDDFNIEVLHAFLQLHEFSDLNLVQALRQFLWSFRLPGEAQKIDRMMEAFARRYCYCNPGVFQSTDTCYVLSFAVIMLNTSLHNPNVKDKPSVQRFTAMNRGINDGGDLPDELLRNLFESIKNEPFKIPEDDGNDLTHTFFNPDREGWLLKLGGGRVKTWKRRWFILTDNCLYYFEFTTDKEPRGIIPLENLSIREVDDSKKPNCFELFIPDHRDQVIKACKTEADGRVVEGNHTFYRISAPTAEEKEEWINSIKAAISKDPFYEMLAARKKKVSSLKGV, encoded by the exons ATGATCAACTCTCAGATTAAGACAGGTGGATGGGATCGGATTGACTCTTTCATGG TGCCCGATGACCTCAGTCCAGAGGAGAGAGAGGAGCTGGAGAGCATCCGCCGCAGGAAACAGGAGCTACTGCaggacatacaa AGGCTGAAGAATGAGATAGCCGAGGTCACCAGTGAAATTGATAACCTGGGTCTGACTGAAGAAAG GAAAAGCATGCAGAGGAATAAACAGATGGCCATGGGCCGGAAGAAGTTCAACATGGACCCCAAGAAG GGGATCCAGTTCCTGATCGACTGTTCGTTGCTGAAAAACACTAGTGACGACATCGCACGCTTCCTCTACAAGGGCGAGGGCCTGAACAAGACGGCCATCGGCGATTACCTCGGAGAGAG AGACGATTTCAACATCGAGGTGCTGCACGCCTTCCTCCAGCTGCACGAGTTCTCTGACCTGAACCTGGTCCAGGCCCTGAGGCAATTCCTGTGGAGCTTCCGGCTTCCCGGCGAAGCGCAGAAGATCGACCGCATGATGGAGGCCTTCGCCCGGAGATACTGCTACTGCAATCCCGGCGTGTTTCAGAGCACGG ACACGTGTTACGTGTTGTCCTTTGCCGTCATCATGCTTAACACCAGTTTGCACAACCCCAACGTGAAGGACAAGCCCTCCGTTCAGAGATTCACAGCCATGAATCGGGGCATTAACGACGGTGGAGACCTGCCAGACGAGCTTCTCCGA AACCTCTTTGAAAGCATCAAGAACGAGCCCTTTAAAATCCCGGAGGATGACGGCAACGACCTCACGCACACTTTTTTCAATCCCGACAGAGAGGGCTGGCTGCTCAAACTAGG AGGCGGTCGAGTAAAGACCTGGAAGAGGCGCTGGTTCATCCTGACAGATAACTGCCTTTATTATTTTGAGTTCACAACA GACAAAGAACCGAGAGGGATCATTCCCCTGGAAAATCTAAGCATTCGCGAAGTGGATGACTCAAAGAAACCG AACTGCTTTGAGCTCTTCATCCCGGACCACAGAGATCAGGTGATCAAGGCCTGCAAGACAGAGGCGGACGGCCGCGTCGTCGAGGGCAACCACACTTTTTACAGAATTTCCGCCCCCACcgcagaggagaaggaggagtggATCAACAGCATCAA AGCCGCCATTAGCAAGGACCCCTTCTACGAGATGTTGGCCGCTCGCAAAAAGAAGGTTTCCTCCTTGAAGGGCGTGTAG
- the LOC125991535 gene encoding cytohesin-1 isoform X3, translating into MVLKSEDGVVPDDLSPEEREELESIRRRKQELLQDIQRLKNEIAEVTSEIDNLGLTEERKSMQRNKQMAMGRKKFNMDPKKGIQFLIDCSLLKNTSDDIARFLYKGEGLNKTAIGDYLGERDDFNIEVLHAFLQLHEFSDLNLVQALRQFLWSFRLPGEAQKIDRMMEAFARRYCYCNPGVFQSTDTCYVLSFAVIMLNTSLHNPNVKDKPSVQRFTAMNRGINDGGDLPDELLRNLFESIKNEPFKIPEDDGNDLTHTFFNPDREGWLLKLGGRVKTWKRRWFILTDNCLYYFEFTTDKEPRGIIPLENLSIREVDDSKKPNCFELFIPDHRDQVIKACKTEADGRVVEGNHTFYRISAPTAEEKEEWINSIKAAISKDPFYEMLAARKKKVSSLKGV; encoded by the exons TGCCCGATGACCTCAGTCCAGAGGAGAGAGAGGAGCTGGAGAGCATCCGCCGCAGGAAACAGGAGCTACTGCaggacatacaa AGGCTGAAGAATGAGATAGCCGAGGTCACCAGTGAAATTGATAACCTGGGTCTGACTGAAGAAAG GAAAAGCATGCAGAGGAATAAACAGATGGCCATGGGCCGGAAGAAGTTCAACATGGACCCCAAGAAG GGGATCCAGTTCCTGATCGACTGTTCGTTGCTGAAAAACACTAGTGACGACATCGCACGCTTCCTCTACAAGGGCGAGGGCCTGAACAAGACGGCCATCGGCGATTACCTCGGAGAGAG AGACGATTTCAACATCGAGGTGCTGCACGCCTTCCTCCAGCTGCACGAGTTCTCTGACCTGAACCTGGTCCAGGCCCTGAGGCAATTCCTGTGGAGCTTCCGGCTTCCCGGCGAAGCGCAGAAGATCGACCGCATGATGGAGGCCTTCGCCCGGAGATACTGCTACTGCAATCCCGGCGTGTTTCAGAGCACGG ACACGTGTTACGTGTTGTCCTTTGCCGTCATCATGCTTAACACCAGTTTGCACAACCCCAACGTGAAGGACAAGCCCTCCGTTCAGAGATTCACAGCCATGAATCGGGGCATTAACGACGGTGGAGACCTGCCAGACGAGCTTCTCCGA AACCTCTTTGAAAGCATCAAGAACGAGCCCTTTAAAATCCCGGAGGATGACGGCAACGACCTCACGCACACTTTTTTCAATCCCGACAGAGAGGGCTGGCTGCTCAAACTAG GCGGTCGAGTAAAGACCTGGAAGAGGCGCTGGTTCATCCTGACAGATAACTGCCTTTATTATTTTGAGTTCACAACA GACAAAGAACCGAGAGGGATCATTCCCCTGGAAAATCTAAGCATTCGCGAAGTGGATGACTCAAAGAAACCG AACTGCTTTGAGCTCTTCATCCCGGACCACAGAGATCAGGTGATCAAGGCCTGCAAGACAGAGGCGGACGGCCGCGTCGTCGAGGGCAACCACACTTTTTACAGAATTTCCGCCCCCACcgcagaggagaaggaggagtggATCAACAGCATCAA AGCCGCCATTAGCAAGGACCCCTTCTACGAGATGTTGGCCGCTCGCAAAAAGAAGGTTTCCTCCTTGAAGGGCGTGTAG
- the LOC125991533 gene encoding CDP-diacylglycerol--glycerol-3-phosphate 3-phosphatidyltransferase, mitochondrial, protein MVTAIAMAAPMSWRRLVFSVYSPALAGVFTRISDRLFRARDRRGGSSVLLLAPLLAKAEPAPESPAAAPGAPHRLHAHFRWMAERVPAFRVNGARVHVLTSPDQFYQTLKARVRTAKRRVVLASLYLGTGQLEQDLVDCMQEALENSQENKHAPDLKVSVLLDYTRGSRGQVNSRTMLLPLLQRFASQMRVSLYHTPDLRGLLRMLVPQRFNETIGVQHIKVYLFDDSFIISGANLSDSYFTNRQDRYVLLEDCGELADFFSELVEAVGDVSLQLGPDDSVAMQDGMVHPYQGNRQDFSTAASKHIMEVVDMARVRQQLLLSQHQHTEEEEEQEEKDTWVFPLVQMKPLGIRVDEQVTQRLLRDAGQDSTIYLTSGYFNLTRAYMHLVLGPGAGYRILTASPEVNGFFGAKGVAGAIPDAYTHIARQFYERVRQLGQQGRVQLHEYHRPQWTFHAKGLWYYLSEQDRPCLTLIGSPNFGYRSVHRDLEAQIAIVTENEQLQDQLREEQEMLYRRSSEVSGLTFEQPDRHVKLWVKLVTPFIKNFF, encoded by the exons atggtCACTGCGATAGCAATGGCGGCCCCCATGTCGTGGAGGAGGCTGGTGTTCTCCGTGTACTCGCCGGCCCTGGCCGGGGTTTTCACGCGAATATCTGATCGGCTCTTCCGCGCGCGGGACCGACGAGGCGG CTCCTCCGTTCTGCTTTTAGCACCGTTGCTGGCCAAAGCCGAGCCTGCTCCAGAGAGCCCCGCTGCTGCGCCAGGCGCGCCGCATAGGCTCCACGCCCACTTCCGATGGATGGCGGAGCGAGTACCGGCCTTCCGGGTCAACGGCGCACGTGTCCACGTCCTCACCTCGCCTGACCAGTTCTACCAGACGCTGAAG GCACGTGTCAGGACCGCCAAGAGACGAGTGGTGTTGGCTTCCTTGTATTTGGGAACGGGTCAGTTGGAACAGGACCTG GTGGACTGCATGCAGGAAGCGCTGGAAAACTCACAGGAAAACAAACACGCGCCCGACCTTAAAGTCTCTGTGTTGCTGGACTATACACGAGGCTCTCGAG GGCAGGTGAACTCGAGGACCATGCTGCTGCCTCTGCTGCAGCGCTTCGCCTCGCAAATGCGCGTGTCCTTATATCACACTCCCGACCTGAGGGGCCTGCTGAGGATGTTGGTACCCCAGCGCTTCAACGAGACCATCGGCGTGCAGCACATCAAGGTCTACCTCTTTGACGATAGCTTCATCATTAGCGG GGCCAATCTGAGCGACTCCTACTTCACTAATCGTCAGGACCGCTACGTCCTGCTGGAGGACTGCGGCGAACTTGCGGACTTTTTCTCTGAGCTGGTGGAGGCTGTCGGGGACGTTTCGCTGCAGCTTGGGCCTGATGACTCGGTGGCCATGCAGGATGGCATGGTACACCCATACCAAG GTAACAGGCAGGATTTCTCTACGGCGGCGAGCAAGCACATCATGGAGGTGGTGGACATGGCTCGCGTGCGCCAACAGCTACTCCTCAGCCAGCATCAgcacactgaggaggaagaggaacagGAAGAAAAGGATACCTGGGTGTTCCCTCTGGTCCAGATGAAGCCCCTCGGCATCCGGGTGGACGAGCAGGTCACACAG CGTCTGTTGCGAGACGCGGGCCAGGACTCCACCATCTACTTGACATCGGGCTACTTCAACCTGACGCGGGCGTACATGCATCTGGTGCTGGGGCCGGGGGCGGGCTACCGCATCCTAACTGCCTCGCCGGAGGTCAACGGCTTCTTCGGAGCCAAGGGCGTCGCCGGCGCCATCCCCGACGCCTACACGCACATCGCCAGGCAGTTCTACGAGCGCGTGCGTCAGCTGGGCCAGCAGGGCCGCGTGCAACTGCATGAGTACCACAGGCCACAGTGGACCTTCCACGCCAAAG GTCTGTGGTACTACCTCAGTGAGCAGGACCGGCCATGTCTCACACTAATCGGCTCCCCCAATTTTGGCTACCGCTCAGTTCACCGCGACCTGGAGGCCCAGATCGCTATCGTCACAGAGAATGAGCAGTTGCAGGACCAACTGCGAGAG GAGCAGGAAATGTTATACCGGCGGTCGTCAGAGGTGTCTGGATTGACATTTGAACAGCCAGACCGTCACGTTAAGCTTTGGGTCAAACTGGTCACGCCGTTCATCAAGAACTTCTTCTAA
- the LOC125991535 gene encoding cytohesin-1 isoform X1 — MGSVSELCASSFQAFLCPTIRALESAAAPATKVPDDLSPEEREELESIRRRKQELLQDIQRLKNEIAEVTSEIDNLGLTEERKSMQRNKQMAMGRKKFNMDPKKGIQFLIDCSLLKNTSDDIARFLYKGEGLNKTAIGDYLGERDDFNIEVLHAFLQLHEFSDLNLVQALRQFLWSFRLPGEAQKIDRMMEAFARRYCYCNPGVFQSTDTCYVLSFAVIMLNTSLHNPNVKDKPSVQRFTAMNRGINDGGDLPDELLRNLFESIKNEPFKIPEDDGNDLTHTFFNPDREGWLLKLGGRVKTWKRRWFILTDNCLYYFEFTTDKEPRGIIPLENLSIREVDDSKKPNCFELFIPDHRDQVIKACKTEADGRVVEGNHTFYRISAPTAEEKEEWINSIKAAISKDPFYEMLAARKKKVSSLKGV; from the exons TGCCCGATGACCTCAGTCCAGAGGAGAGAGAGGAGCTGGAGAGCATCCGCCGCAGGAAACAGGAGCTACTGCaggacatacaa AGGCTGAAGAATGAGATAGCCGAGGTCACCAGTGAAATTGATAACCTGGGTCTGACTGAAGAAAG GAAAAGCATGCAGAGGAATAAACAGATGGCCATGGGCCGGAAGAAGTTCAACATGGACCCCAAGAAG GGGATCCAGTTCCTGATCGACTGTTCGTTGCTGAAAAACACTAGTGACGACATCGCACGCTTCCTCTACAAGGGCGAGGGCCTGAACAAGACGGCCATCGGCGATTACCTCGGAGAGAG AGACGATTTCAACATCGAGGTGCTGCACGCCTTCCTCCAGCTGCACGAGTTCTCTGACCTGAACCTGGTCCAGGCCCTGAGGCAATTCCTGTGGAGCTTCCGGCTTCCCGGCGAAGCGCAGAAGATCGACCGCATGATGGAGGCCTTCGCCCGGAGATACTGCTACTGCAATCCCGGCGTGTTTCAGAGCACGG ACACGTGTTACGTGTTGTCCTTTGCCGTCATCATGCTTAACACCAGTTTGCACAACCCCAACGTGAAGGACAAGCCCTCCGTTCAGAGATTCACAGCCATGAATCGGGGCATTAACGACGGTGGAGACCTGCCAGACGAGCTTCTCCGA AACCTCTTTGAAAGCATCAAGAACGAGCCCTTTAAAATCCCGGAGGATGACGGCAACGACCTCACGCACACTTTTTTCAATCCCGACAGAGAGGGCTGGCTGCTCAAACTAG GCGGTCGAGTAAAGACCTGGAAGAGGCGCTGGTTCATCCTGACAGATAACTGCCTTTATTATTTTGAGTTCACAACA GACAAAGAACCGAGAGGGATCATTCCCCTGGAAAATCTAAGCATTCGCGAAGTGGATGACTCAAAGAAACCG AACTGCTTTGAGCTCTTCATCCCGGACCACAGAGATCAGGTGATCAAGGCCTGCAAGACAGAGGCGGACGGCCGCGTCGTCGAGGGCAACCACACTTTTTACAGAATTTCCGCCCCCACcgcagaggagaaggaggagtggATCAACAGCATCAA AGCCGCCATTAGCAAGGACCCCTTCTACGAGATGTTGGCCGCTCGCAAAAAGAAGGTTTCCTCCTTGAAGGGCGTGTAG